A genome region from Dolichospermum compactum NIES-806 includes the following:
- a CDS encoding gluconeogenesis factor YvcK family protein, which produces MFIGFLKQAINSLQLQSQGRTSYRINQWCKWLSPGLAVKRWLLISIAGVFLASLGLAIWVKLTPIFWILELLKGLFGFLADILPNYISGPVLLLSGLLLVLWGQSRTVGSITEVLRPIGDEEELIDVLLAHRRLYRGPKIVVIGGGTGLSTLLRGLKTYSANITAIVTVADDGGSSGRLREEFGVLPPGDIRNCLAALADEEKLLTELFQYRFRAGDGLTGHSFGNLFLTAMTDITGDLVEAIAASSKVLAVRGQVLPATLSDVRLWAELTDGRRIEGESNIPKAAGKIVKIGCIPENPPAVPAAIKAIKEADYIIIGPGSLYTSLIPNLLVQEIADAIAATNAPRIYICNIMTQPGETDGYSVAEHIQAIDDACGNRRLFDAVLVHKKMPSAQALIRYAQQNAHPVFLDRESVTQLGRRIVPANILFEDENGAVRHDPQRLAKVLLKWYSGAHQMK; this is translated from the coding sequence CTTCCTATCGGATTAACCAATGGTGCAAATGGTTGTCTCCTGGATTAGCTGTGAAACGCTGGTTACTTATCAGTATTGCGGGTGTTTTCTTAGCCAGTTTGGGGTTAGCTATTTGGGTAAAATTAACCCCGATTTTTTGGATACTGGAATTGCTGAAAGGTCTTTTTGGTTTCCTGGCTGACATTTTACCCAACTATATCAGCGGTCCTGTACTCCTGTTATCTGGTCTGCTGTTGGTGCTGTGGGGACAATCCCGCACTGTTGGTTCAATTACGGAAGTTCTCAGACCTATTGGTGATGAAGAGGAGTTGATAGATGTCCTATTGGCACATCGTCGTTTATACCGGGGTCCGAAAATTGTGGTTATTGGTGGTGGGACTGGACTTTCAACTTTACTCAGAGGCTTAAAAACTTATAGTGCTAATATTACTGCTATTGTCACGGTAGCAGATGATGGCGGTTCTTCTGGGAGACTGCGCGAAGAATTTGGCGTTTTACCACCGGGTGATATCCGCAATTGTTTGGCGGCGTTAGCAGATGAAGAAAAATTACTGACGGAATTATTTCAATATCGCTTTCGGGCGGGAGATGGTTTAACAGGTCACAGTTTTGGTAATTTGTTTTTAACTGCCATGACTGATATTACTGGGGATTTGGTGGAAGCGATCGCTGCCAGTTCTAAAGTATTGGCGGTGAGAGGACAAGTTTTACCTGCTACCCTTAGCGATGTCCGTCTCTGGGCAGAATTGACAGATGGTCGTCGCATTGAGGGTGAGTCCAATATTCCTAAAGCTGCGGGGAAAATTGTCAAAATTGGCTGTATTCCTGAAAATCCACCGGCAGTTCCTGCGGCAATTAAAGCCATTAAAGAAGCTGATTACATTATTATTGGTCCGGGTAGTCTTTACACTAGCTTAATTCCTAATTTGTTAGTTCAAGAAATTGCTGATGCGATCGCCGCTACCAATGCACCTCGTATCTATATCTGCAACATTATGACCCAGCCAGGAGAAACTGATGGATATAGTGTTGCTGAACATATTCAAGCAATAGATGACGCTTGTGGCAATAGAAGGTTATTCGATGCCGTATTAGTTCATAAAAAAATGCCATCAGCCCAAGCACTTATCCGTTATGCCCAACAAAACGCCCATCCAGTTTTTTTAGACCGAGAATCTGTCACCCAATTAGGACGGCGAATAGTTCCTGCTAATATTCTCTTTGAAGATGAAAATGGTGCTGTTCGCCATGACCCGCAGAGATTAGCCAAAGTTTTATTAAAATGGTACAGTGGAGCGCATCAGATGAAATAA